A single region of the Streptomyces sp. AM 4-1-1 genome encodes:
- a CDS encoding ABC transporter ATP-binding protein: protein MLTLESATVRFGGRTALDAVDLKVAEHEIVCVLGPSGSGKSTLLRCVAGLQPLDGGRVLLDGADQSGVPVHRRGLGLMFQDHQLFPHRDVGANVAFGLRMRGAGRGEQARRVGELLDLVGLPGAGRRAVAALSGGEQQRVALARALAPRPKLLMLDEPLGQLDRSLRERLVVELRLLFGRLGTTVLAVTHDQGEAFALADRVVVMRDGGIAQAGTPLEVWQRPASAFVARFLGFDNVLPATVTGTVADTAWGKVPVPGGSRQGTCDLLIRPAGVRIGDPADGLRCVVGARTFRGNHVTVRLSPDEGPVLEAECALRDTPDEGAAVGVTFDAAESVVLPGPVPLGQAAGPSAPTAR from the coding sequence ATGCTGACACTCGAATCGGCCACTGTCCGCTTCGGCGGCAGGACCGCGCTGGATGCCGTCGATCTGAAGGTCGCCGAGCACGAGATCGTGTGCGTGCTCGGCCCCAGCGGCAGCGGCAAGTCGACCCTGTTGCGGTGCGTCGCCGGGCTCCAGCCGCTGGACGGCGGCCGGGTGCTGCTCGACGGGGCGGACCAGTCGGGGGTACCGGTGCACCGCCGCGGCCTCGGCCTGATGTTCCAGGACCACCAGCTGTTCCCGCACCGCGATGTCGGCGCCAATGTCGCGTTCGGGCTGCGGATGCGAGGCGCGGGGCGCGGGGAGCAGGCCCGCAGGGTAGGCGAACTCCTCGATCTGGTGGGGCTGCCGGGCGCCGGACGCCGGGCGGTCGCCGCACTGTCCGGCGGCGAGCAGCAGCGCGTCGCGCTGGCCCGCGCGCTGGCGCCCCGGCCGAAGCTGCTGATGCTGGACGAACCGCTCGGCCAGCTCGACCGCAGTCTGCGCGAACGCCTGGTGGTCGAACTGCGCCTGCTGTTCGGCCGGCTGGGTACGACGGTGCTCGCCGTCACCCATGACCAGGGCGAGGCGTTCGCGCTCGCCGACCGGGTCGTGGTGATGCGGGACGGCGGGATCGCCCAGGCCGGTACGCCGCTGGAGGTCTGGCAGCGCCCCGCGTCCGCCTTCGTGGCGAGGTTCCTCGGCTTCGACAACGTCCTGCCCGCGACGGTGACGGGCACGGTGGCCGACACGGCCTGGGGGAAGGTGCCGGTGCCGGGCGGGTCCCGGCAGGGGACGTGCGATCTGCTGATCCGTCCCGCGGGGGTGCGGATCGGCGACCCGGCGGACGGTCTGCGCTGCGTGGTCGGCGCGCGCACCTTCCGGGGCAACCACGTCACCGTACGGCTGAGCCCCGACGAAGGGCCGGTCCTGGAGGCCGAGTGCGCGCTGCGGGACACACCGGACGAGGGGGCCGCCGTGGGGGTCACGTTCGACGCGGCGGAGTCGGTGGTGCTGCCCGGCCCCGTACCCCTGGGACAGGCGGCCGGGCCGTCCGCGCCGACCGCTCGTTAG
- a CDS encoding ATP-binding cassette domain-containing protein, whose protein sequence is MVTPPDNDVIWARSLHHSHNGSPGLGGVSLGIRDGEILAVTGPRGSGKTTLLHCLSGQLVPQRGEVWFNSVPVHTMGPRLRERLRRERFGWIAPEPQLVPELNTWENAALPLLLRGVSHRVAKKAAMEWLDRLDIAMCAKTRPHALLQSQRQRTAMARALTAAPAVIFADEPTATLHRTERTHLLRTLTTAARSHGITVVLATHDAEIAALADRTVPLLDGRRVTTVALPPGSDIPAAGTSAGKVGAAVSGDEDTEGRTACSLSV, encoded by the coding sequence ATGGTGACTCCGCCGGACAACGACGTGATCTGGGCGCGTTCCCTGCACCACTCCCACAACGGCTCGCCCGGACTCGGCGGGGTCTCCCTCGGCATCCGGGACGGCGAGATCCTTGCCGTGACCGGTCCGCGCGGCAGCGGCAAGACGACCCTGCTGCACTGCCTCTCCGGCCAGCTGGTGCCCCAGCGGGGCGAGGTGTGGTTCAACAGCGTCCCCGTCCACACGATGGGCCCCCGGCTGCGCGAGCGGCTGCGCCGGGAGCGGTTCGGCTGGATCGCCCCCGAACCACAGCTCGTGCCCGAGCTGAACACCTGGGAGAACGCGGCTCTGCCGCTGCTGCTGCGCGGCGTATCGCACCGGGTGGCGAAGAAGGCCGCCATGGAGTGGCTGGACCGCCTGGACATCGCCATGTGCGCCAAGACGCGACCGCACGCCCTCCTCCAGTCGCAGCGCCAGCGCACCGCCATGGCCCGCGCCCTCACCGCCGCCCCGGCGGTGATCTTCGCCGACGAGCCGACCGCCACCCTGCACCGCACCGAGCGGACCCATCTGCTGCGCACCCTGACGACGGCGGCCCGCTCGCACGGCATCACCGTGGTGCTCGCCACCCACGACGCCGAGATCGCGGCGCTCGCCGACCGCACGGTCCCGCTGCTGGACGGCCGCCGCGTCACCACCGTCGCCCTGCCCCCGGGGTCCGACATCCCGGCGGCAGGCACGTCCGCCGGAAAAGTGGGGGCCGCCGTGTCCGGGGACGAAGACACGGAAGGCCGCACGGCGTGCTCGCTCTCCGTCTGA
- a CDS encoding aspartate aminotransferase family protein, translating into MGSPRAVTKDLSRAAYDHLWMHFTRMSDYEDAPVPTIVRGEGTYIFDDRGRRCLDGLSGLFVVNAGHGREELAAAAYKQARELAFFPVWSYAHPNAVELAERLAGHAPGDLDKVFFTTGGGEAVETAWKLAKQYFKLTGRPTKYKVISRAVAYHGTPQGALSITGLPALKAPFEPLVPGARKVANTNIYRAPLFGDDPEAFGRWAADQIEQQILFEGPDTVAAVFLEPVQNAGGCFPPPPGYFRRVREICDTYDVLLVSDEVICAFGRLGTMFACDKFGYVPDMITCAKGMTSGYSPIGACLVSDRIAAPFYEGGNTFPHGYTFGGHPVSAAVALANLDIFERESLNQHVLDNENAFLMTLRKLHDLPIVGDVRGDGFFYGIELVKDKATKETFTEEETERVLYGFLSKALYDNGLYCRADDRGDPVIQLAPPLISDRSTFDEIEGILRVVLTEAWAKL; encoded by the coding sequence GTGGGGAGCCCGAGAGCCGTGACCAAGGACCTCAGCAGAGCCGCGTACGACCATCTGTGGATGCACTTCACCCGCATGTCGGACTACGAGGACGCGCCCGTGCCGACCATCGTGCGGGGCGAGGGCACGTACATCTTCGACGACCGGGGCAGGCGCTGTCTGGACGGCCTGTCCGGTCTGTTCGTGGTCAACGCCGGACACGGCCGCGAGGAACTGGCCGCGGCGGCGTACAAGCAGGCCCGGGAGCTGGCCTTCTTCCCCGTGTGGTCGTACGCACACCCGAACGCCGTGGAGCTGGCCGAACGGCTCGCCGGCCACGCCCCGGGCGACCTCGACAAGGTCTTCTTCACCACCGGCGGCGGTGAGGCCGTCGAGACCGCGTGGAAGCTGGCGAAGCAGTACTTCAAACTCACCGGCAGGCCGACCAAGTACAAGGTCATTTCGCGCGCGGTCGCCTACCACGGGACCCCGCAGGGCGCCCTGTCGATCACCGGACTCCCCGCCCTCAAGGCCCCGTTCGAGCCGCTGGTGCCCGGGGCGCGCAAGGTGGCGAATACCAACATCTACCGCGCGCCGCTCTTCGGCGACGACCCGGAGGCGTTCGGCCGCTGGGCCGCCGACCAGATCGAGCAGCAGATCCTGTTCGAGGGCCCGGACACCGTCGCCGCGGTCTTCCTGGAACCGGTGCAGAACGCGGGCGGCTGCTTCCCACCGCCACCCGGCTACTTCCGGCGGGTCCGCGAGATCTGCGACACGTACGACGTCCTGCTCGTCTCCGACGAGGTGATCTGCGCCTTCGGGCGCCTGGGCACGATGTTCGCCTGTGACAAGTTCGGCTATGTGCCGGACATGATCACCTGTGCCAAGGGCATGACATCGGGCTACTCGCCGATCGGTGCCTGTCTGGTCTCCGACCGGATCGCGGCGCCGTTCTACGAGGGCGGCAACACCTTCCCGCACGGCTACACCTTCGGCGGCCACCCGGTCTCCGCCGCCGTCGCCCTCGCCAACCTCGACATCTTCGAACGCGAGAGCCTGAACCAGCACGTCCTCGACAACGAGAACGCGTTCCTGATGACCCTGCGGAAGCTGCACGACCTGCCGATCGTCGGCGACGTCCGGGGCGACGGCTTCTTCTACGGGATCGAGCTGGTGAAGGACAAGGCCACCAAGGAGACCTTCACCGAGGAGGAGACCGAGCGCGTCCTGTACGGCTTCCTCTCGAAGGCCCTGTACGACAACGGCCTGTACTGCCGCGCCGACGACCGCGGCGACCCGGTCATCCAGCTGGCGCCGCCGCTGATCTCGGACCGGTCGACGTTCGACGAGATCGAGGGCATCCTCCGGGTGGTCCTGACGGAGGCCTGGGCGAAGCTCTGA
- a CDS encoding Lrp/AsnC family transcriptional regulator produces the protein MASRSTDPRTGNGPSPAVDAVSLAIIEQLQEDGRRPYAAIGKAVGLSEAAVRQRVQKLLDQGVMQIVAVTDPLTVGFRRQAMVGVNVDGDLEPVAEALAAMTECEYVVMTAGSFDLMVEIVCEDDDHLLRTISTRIRAIPGVRSTESFVYLKLKKQTYMWGAREP, from the coding sequence GTGGCCAGCCGTAGCACAGATCCCAGAACCGGGAACGGACCGTCCCCCGCGGTCGACGCCGTCTCCCTCGCGATCATCGAACAGCTCCAGGAGGACGGACGCCGTCCGTACGCCGCGATAGGCAAGGCCGTCGGCCTGTCCGAGGCGGCCGTGCGCCAGCGGGTGCAGAAGCTGCTCGACCAGGGTGTGATGCAGATCGTCGCCGTCACCGACCCGCTCACCGTGGGCTTCCGGCGGCAGGCGATGGTCGGCGTCAACGTCGACGGGGACCTCGAACCCGTCGCGGAGGCCCTGGCGGCCATGACCGAGTGCGAGTACGTGGTGATGACCGCGGGCTCCTTCGACCTGATGGTCGAGATCGTCTGCGAGGACGACGACCATCTGCTGCGCACCATCAGCACCCGCATCCGGGCCATCCCCGGAGTGCGCTCCACCGAGAGCTTCGTCTACCTCAAGCTCAAGAAGCAGACCTACATGTGGGGAGCCCGAGAGCCGTGA
- a CDS encoding gamma-aminobutyraldehyde dehydrogenase has translation MTTEVRRLRNYINGEFRDAADGRTVDIVNPVTEEVYATSPLSGSADVDAAMEAAADAFPAWRDLTPAERQRALLRIADAFEERAEDLIAVESENTGKPLGLVRTEEIPPMVDQIRFFAGAARMLEGRSAGEYMEGLTSIVRREPVGVCAQVAPWNYPMMMAVWKFAPALAAGNTVVIKPSDTTPASTVLIAEIIGTILPKGVFNVLCGDRDTGRAMVEHKVPAMASITGSVRAGIQVAGSAAKDVKRVHLELGGKAPVVVFEDLDSAAIAKAVEDISVAGFFNAGQDCTAATRVLVQESIHDEFVAALAKAAADTRTGLPDDEDVLYGPLNNANQLAQVSGFIDRLPAHAKVEAGGHRVGDKGYFYAPTVVSGLKQDDEIVQNEVFGPVITVQSFTDEAQALEYANDVEYALASSVWTKDHSRAMRMSKNLDFGCVWINTHIPLVAEMPHGGFKKSGYGKDLSAYGFDDYTRIKHVMTSLDG, from the coding sequence GTGACCACCGAGGTACGCCGCCTGCGCAACTACATCAACGGGGAGTTCCGGGACGCCGCCGACGGACGGACCGTCGACATCGTCAACCCGGTGACGGAGGAGGTCTACGCGACCTCCCCGCTCTCCGGCAGCGCCGATGTCGATGCCGCCATGGAGGCCGCGGCCGACGCCTTTCCGGCATGGCGCGACCTGACGCCCGCGGAGCGGCAGCGGGCCCTACTGAGGATCGCGGACGCCTTCGAGGAGCGTGCGGAGGATCTGATCGCCGTCGAGTCCGAGAACACCGGCAAGCCGCTCGGTCTCGTCAGGACCGAGGAGATCCCGCCGATGGTGGACCAGATCAGGTTCTTCGCCGGGGCCGCCCGGATGCTCGAAGGCCGCTCGGCGGGGGAGTACATGGAGGGCCTGACCTCCATCGTCCGCCGCGAGCCGGTGGGCGTCTGCGCGCAGGTCGCGCCGTGGAACTACCCGATGATGATGGCCGTGTGGAAGTTCGCCCCGGCGCTCGCCGCGGGCAACACCGTGGTCATCAAGCCGTCCGACACCACCCCGGCGTCGACCGTGCTGATCGCCGAGATCATCGGCACGATCCTCCCCAAGGGTGTCTTCAACGTCCTGTGCGGCGACCGCGACACCGGCCGCGCGATGGTCGAACACAAGGTCCCGGCGATGGCGTCCATCACCGGTTCGGTACGGGCCGGCATCCAGGTCGCCGGGTCCGCGGCCAAGGACGTCAAGCGCGTCCACCTGGAACTGGGCGGCAAGGCCCCGGTCGTGGTGTTCGAGGACCTTGACAGCGCGGCCATCGCCAAGGCGGTCGAGGACATCTCCGTCGCCGGATTCTTCAACGCGGGCCAGGACTGCACGGCAGCCACCCGGGTGCTCGTCCAGGAGTCCATCCACGACGAGTTCGTCGCCGCTCTCGCCAAGGCCGCGGCCGACACGAGGACCGGGCTCCCGGACGACGAGGACGTGCTGTACGGCCCGCTCAACAACGCGAACCAGCTGGCTCAGGTCAGTGGCTTCATCGACCGGCTGCCCGCCCACGCCAAGGTCGAGGCGGGCGGCCACCGGGTCGGCGACAAGGGCTACTTCTACGCCCCGACCGTCGTCTCCGGCCTCAAGCAGGACGACGAGATCGTCCAGAACGAGGTCTTCGGCCCGGTCATCACCGTCCAGTCGTTCACGGACGAGGCCCAGGCGCTGGAGTACGCGAACGACGTCGAGTACGCCCTCGCCTCATCGGTGTGGACGAAGGACCACTCGCGCGCGATGCGGATGTCCAAGAACCTCGACTTCGGCTGCGTGTGGATCAACACCCACATCCCGCTCGTCGCCGAGATGCCGCACGGCGGCTTCAAGAAGTCCGGTTACGGCAAGGACCTCTCCGCGTACGGCTTCGACGACTACACCCGGATCAAGCACGTGATGACCTCGCTCGACGGCTGA
- a CDS encoding SAM-dependent methyltransferase, which translates to MTDSHTDSPHARVRSDIAHNARVWNYWLGGKDNYSVDRAVGDQVTGMYPSIGEVARADRAFLGRVVRHLAGEAGIRQFLDIGTGLPTADNTHEVAQRTAPDARVVYVDNDPIVLAHARALLTSTPEGVTEYIDADAHHPERILDAVEPTLDLTRPVAVMMLGILNFVLDTDEALSVVRRLMAPLPSGSYLVLTHPTLELGGEGNDAAMRFWNENATPPITARSRAEFAAFLEGLEIVEPGIVSCARWRDEPSGGGAPADVAQFGAVARKP; encoded by the coding sequence GTGACCGATTCGCACACCGACAGCCCGCATGCCCGCGTCCGTTCAGACATCGCCCACAACGCGCGGGTCTGGAACTACTGGCTGGGCGGCAAGGACAACTACTCCGTGGACCGCGCGGTCGGCGATCAGGTCACCGGCATGTATCCGAGCATCGGTGAAGTGGCGCGCGCGGACCGGGCGTTCCTGGGCCGGGTGGTCCGCCATCTCGCGGGCGAGGCGGGCATCCGGCAGTTCCTGGACATCGGCACCGGTCTGCCGACCGCGGACAACACGCACGAAGTGGCCCAGCGCACGGCGCCGGACGCGCGTGTGGTGTACGTCGACAACGACCCGATCGTGCTGGCGCACGCCCGCGCGCTGCTCACGAGTACGCCCGAGGGCGTCACGGAGTACATCGACGCGGACGCCCATCACCCGGAGCGGATACTGGACGCGGTGGAACCGACGCTGGATCTGACCCGGCCGGTCGCGGTGATGATGCTGGGCATCCTCAACTTCGTGCTGGACACGGATGAGGCGCTGTCGGTGGTGCGGAGACTGATGGCCCCGCTGCCGTCCGGGAGCTATCTGGTGCTCACCCATCCCACGCTGGAGCTGGGCGGGGAGGGGAACGACGCGGCGATGCGGTTCTGGAACGAGAACGCCACGCCGCCGATCACCGCCCGGAGCCGCGCGGAGTTCGCCGCGTTCCTTGAGGGGCTGGAGATCGTCGAGCCGGGCATCGTGTCGTGTGCTCGCTGGCGTGACGAGCCGTCAGGGGGCGGCGCCCCGGCCGATGTGGCGCAGTTCGGCGCGGTGGCGCGCAAGCCGTAG
- a CDS encoding DUF4097 family beta strand repeat-containing protein, with amino-acid sequence MPSFETPEPISATVQLGAGAVQFLAADRVDTVVEVLPTDPGRDADVRLAEQTRVTYEGGRLHIKAPKQRSLFGRTPSVDVVVELPAGSQVESDAAWADFRAEGRLGETRVKTSSGDIQLAETGPLRLHTSYGRITVDHARGDVEAQTGFGNIRIRAVEGNVVLKNSHGTTTVGAVAGQARISGANGDIVVERAGTGLRATTAHGTLRVDEVARGSVELETSSGDIEIGVRAGTAAWLDASSGHGRVRNLLTASDTAGEAEDKVEVRARTRYGDIEVRRATA; translated from the coding sequence ATGCCTTCTTTCGAGACCCCGGAACCCATCTCGGCGACCGTGCAACTCGGCGCGGGAGCCGTCCAGTTCCTCGCCGCCGACCGCGTCGACACCGTCGTGGAGGTGCTGCCCACCGATCCGGGGCGGGACGCCGATGTGCGGCTCGCCGAGCAGACGCGGGTGACGTACGAGGGTGGGCGGCTGCACATCAAGGCGCCCAAGCAGCGCTCCTTGTTCGGCCGGACGCCGTCCGTGGACGTCGTCGTCGAACTGCCCGCCGGCTCCCAGGTGGAGTCGGACGCGGCCTGGGCCGACTTCCGCGCCGAGGGACGGCTCGGCGAGACACGTGTGAAGACCTCGTCGGGCGACATCCAGCTGGCCGAGACCGGACCGCTGCGCCTGCACACGTCGTACGGGCGCATCACGGTGGACCACGCCAGGGGCGACGTGGAGGCGCAGACCGGTTTCGGCAACATCCGCATCCGCGCCGTCGAGGGCAATGTCGTACTGAAGAACTCGCACGGCACGACGACCGTCGGCGCCGTCGCCGGACAGGCCAGGATCAGTGGCGCCAACGGCGACATCGTGGTCGAGCGGGCCGGCACCGGATTGCGCGCCACCACTGCGCACGGGACGCTCCGGGTCGATGAGGTCGCCCGTGGTTCGGTGGAGCTGGAGACCTCGTCCGGCGACATCGAGATCGGGGTACGGGCCGGTACCGCGGCCTGGCTGGACGCGAGTTCCGGACACGGCCGGGTGCGCAATCTGCTGACCGCCTCCGACACCGCCGGGGAAGCCGAGGACAAGGTGGAGGTGCGGGCCCGTACCCGCTACGGCGACATCGAGGTCCGGCGCGCCACTGCCTGA
- a CDS encoding glycerophosphodiester phosphodiesterase: MTTTVTAVGHRGDPYRARENTLPSIRSALERGADAVEIDVRVTRDGVPVLLHDATLERLWGHDIRLDRLPHQELTRLTRGGVPTLAEALSAVGAHRVMIDLPGSTRESVRSIVGVVHECGAAERVYYCAGPDAMLRVRAADPGAEIAMTWTTLAPPRAALLTAVRPRWLNYRFGLVGRELADRVHRDGLLVSAWTADTKRIMRRLVAHGVDSITTNRVDALRAVLAADLVPPDGPVR; this comes from the coding sequence ATGACCACCACCGTCACCGCCGTGGGGCACCGGGGCGACCCCTATCGTGCCCGCGAGAACACCCTGCCCTCGATCCGCTCCGCCCTCGAACGGGGGGCGGACGCGGTCGAGATCGATGTGCGGGTCACCCGTGACGGCGTACCGGTGCTGCTCCACGACGCCACCCTGGAACGCCTGTGGGGTCATGACATCCGGCTGGACCGGCTCCCCCACCAGGAGCTGACCCGGCTGACCCGAGGGGGAGTGCCCACCCTGGCCGAGGCACTGTCGGCCGTCGGGGCGCACCGGGTGATGATCGATCTGCCCGGCTCCACCCGGGAGTCGGTACGGAGCATCGTGGGCGTGGTCCACGAGTGCGGGGCCGCCGAGCGCGTGTACTACTGCGCGGGTCCGGACGCCATGCTGCGGGTGCGGGCCGCGGACCCGGGCGCCGAGATCGCGATGACCTGGACGACGCTGGCACCGCCGCGCGCCGCGCTGCTCACGGCGGTCCGGCCGCGCTGGCTGAACTACCGGTTCGGCCTCGTCGGCCGGGAGCTGGCGGACCGTGTCCACCGTGACGGGCTGCTGGTGTCCGCCTGGACGGCCGACACCAAGCGGATCATGCGCCGTCTCGTGGCGCACGGGGTCGACTCGATCACCACCAACCGGGTCGACGCCCTGCGTGCCGTGCTCGCCGCCGACCTCGTCCCCCCTGACGGTCCGGTGCGTTGA